GACATTCACGCCGGCGTCGGCCAGCGCCTGCGCACAGGCGCGCCCCAGCCCCTTGCTCGCGCCGCACACCAGCGCGGTGCGGCCCTTGATTCCCAGATCCATGGTCAGCCTTCAAGACAAGTGATGCGTTGGTCGAAAGACAGCTGTGCAGCGGTCTTTGCAGCGATTCTAAGGGAATCGTGCACGCGCCGCTGCAAGCGCGCGGCCGGGCCGGGGACCGAAACCCGGACCGGCCTCGCCCGCATCGGCTAAAATCGCGGCCATGCGCGCCATACCGCGACACTCCGATCCGGTGGCCCAGCCTCACATTGCCTGCCATGAAACAAGACACCCGATTCCCGAATCTCTTCATCTGCGATCACCCGCTGATCCAGCACAAGCTCTCGCACATGCGCGACAAGGAAACGTCGACGCGCACGTTCCGCGGCCTGCTGCGCGAGATCACCCTGCTCATGGGCTACGAGATCACACGCGATCTGCCGCTCACGACCGAGCGCATCGACACGCCAATGGTGGCAATGGACGCCCCCGTCATCGCCGGCAAGAAGCTCGCCATCGTGCCGGTGCTGCGCGCCGGCGTCGGCATGAGCGACGGCCTGCTCGATCTGGTGCCGTCGGCGCGCGTCGGCCACATCGGCGTGTATCGCGACGAACAGCATCGTCCGGTGGAATATCTCGTACGCCTGCCGGACGTGAACGACCGCCGCTTCATTCTGTGCGACCCGATGGTCGCGACCGGCTACTCGGCCGTTCACGCCGTGGACGTGTTGGTCAAGCGCGGCGTGGCGCAAGAGAACATTGCGTTCCTTGCGCTCGTGGCCGCACCGGAAGGCGTGAAGGTGCTGCACGACGCGCACCCTGGCGTGAAGCTGTACGTCGCGTCGCTCGATGAGCGCCTGGACGACCATGCGTACATCATTCCGGGACTGGGCGATGCGGGCGACCGCCTGTTCGGCACCAAGAACTGATAGCAGGACGCCCCTGTCTCCGAGCTGCCCCGCGCAGCAACTTACACGCGCTTGCGCCGGGTAGCCATCGCCACACCGATGGCCGCCAGCACCATACCGCCCCACGCCAACGGCGGCATGTGTTCGCCGACCATCAGCCACGCGGCGAGCGCCGCAGCGGGCGGCACCAGGAAGAACAGCGCCGACACGCGCGACGCCTCACCGCGCCGGATCATCGCCAGCAACAGCGAAATCGCCACGATCGAGTTGCCGATCACGAGATAGACGAGCGTGAGCCCGAGTTGCCATGTCCAGTCCACGCGCATCGGCTCAAGCCACCACGCGAGCGGCAACGTCGCGGCAAACCCGACGGCGTACTGCACGAGATTCGACGTCACCGGGTGCTGTCCGAGGCCGAAGCGCTTCTCGTACAGCGTGCCGCAGGTGATGGCGCCCAGCGCCACGAACGTGAGCAGCAAGCCCAGCGCAGAGGTTGCCTCCACCGCCGAGCGCGCCACGATCACGAGCGCCGCCCCGGCCAGCCCCAACCCCAGCCCGATCCAGTTCAGGCCGCTCACGCGCTCGCCCACCAGGCGCGGCACTGCCAGCGCCACGAGAATCGGTTGTAGCGACGTAATCAGCGCCACGCTCCCCGCCGACACGCCGAGCCGCAGCGCCAGGTACGTCATGCTGAAATACAGCGCCTGAATCAGCAGGCCGATCACAACGAGGTGCCCCCACGCTGCGGCCGTCTTCGGCAACGGCGGGCGCATGAGCGCCGCCAGCGGCGCGAGCAGCACCAGCACGAGGCCGTAGCGCAAGGCGAGAAAGGTCAGCGGATCGGCGTAATCCAGACCGATCTTGGCGACGGTAAATCCGACTGACCACAGGAACAGAAAGATGAGCGGTGCGGCACGCAGCCACAACGGATCGTGTGCGACACCGGTGCGTACCGGCTCCAGCGAAGATTTCAGGGACATCGGTAAGTGGAGGGTCCTTTTCCTTTTTGTTGCGCGACAGGCGCGATGCCGGCGGCGCGCGCCGCAGCGCCGCAGTGCGGCGGCATCGACCGATGCACCGCCTTCACCTTCAACCTTACCTGCGCTTGCTGCCGCCCAGAATGCTGCCCAGCACGCCGCGGACGATCTCACGTCCCAACTGGCTGCCCACCGTGCGCATGGTGCTCTTGACCATCGCTTCGACCGGGGTGTCCTTGCTACGCGAGCCGCCCCTGCCGCCGAGCAGGCCGCCCAGCGCATCGAGCAGACCGCCGCCTGACGGGGCAGATGGGGTGGACGGGGCAGACGGGGGGGTACCGTCCGGCGCGGGGGTGCCGTCGGGCTGCCGCGCCTGCGTGCGTCCGACGAGTTTTTCATACGCCGACTCGCGATCCACGACCTTTTCGTACACGCCCGCGACGAGCGACGCCGCCAGCAGCGCGGCGCGCTCCTGCGGCGTAATCGGCCCAATGCGCGACGCGGGCGGCGCGACGTACGCACGCTCGGTCACGGCAGGGCGTCCCTTCTCGTCGAGCAGCGACACCAGCGCCTCACCCACGCCTAACTCGCCGATCACCGTCTCGATGTCGAGCGACGGATTCGCGCGCATGGTCTGCGCCGCCACTTTCACCGCCTTCTGGTCGCGCGGCGAATACGCGCGCAAGGCATGCTGCACGCGGTTGCCCAACTGACCGAGCACGGTATCGGGCACGTCGACCGGATTTTGCGTCACGAAGTACACGCCCACGCCCTTCGAGCGAATCAGGCGAACCATCTGCTCGATGCGTTCGAGCAACGGCTTGGGCGCTTCGTTGAACAGCAGGTGCGCCTCGTCGAAAAAGAAGACCAGCTTGGGTTTGTCCGGGTCGCCGACTTCCGGCAGCCGCTCGAACAGCTCGGCGAGCAGCCACAGCAGGAACGTGGCGTAAATGCGCGGGGCGGCCAGCAACTTGTCGGCCGCGAGGATGTTGACCACGCCGCGTCCCTGCGCATCCGTCTGCATGAAGTCCTCGATGTTGAGCATCGGCTCGCCGAAGAACTTGTCCGCGCCTTGCTGCTCCAGCGTGAGCAGGCCGCGCTGAATCGCGCCGATGGAGGCGGCCGAGATGTTGCCGTACTGGGTGGTGAAGCTCGACGCGTTCTCGCCCACGTGCTGGAGCATGGCGCGCAGGTCCTTGCTGTCGAGCAGGAGCAGACCATTGTCGTCGGCGATCTTGAAGACAAGGTTGAGTACGCCGGTTTGCGTCTCGTTCAGGCCCAGCAGCCGCGCCAGCAGGAGCGGGCCGAGATCGGAGACGGTAGCGCGCACGGGGTGGCCCTGCTCGCCGAACACGTCCCACAGCGTGGCCGGGCTGCCGTGCCAGTCGGGCGTATCGAAGCCGAGATTGGCGATGCGCTCCCTGAGCTTGGGTGTTTCCACACCCGGCTGGGTAATGCCGGTCAGATCGCCTTTCACGTCCGCCAGAAAGACCGGCACGCCGATGTCGGAGAACGCTTGCGCGATGACTTGCAGGGTGACGGTCTTGCCGGTGCCCGTGGCACCCGTGATGAGCCCGTGGCGGTTGCCCATGGCAGGCAGCAGTCCCAAAACATGCTGCGCGTTGCGCGCGATCGCGAGCGCCTCACCGGCATCGTGAGCCGGCCTCGCTGTGGCGACGCCGGTGGCCGCCGCGGGGGGTGCCGCGGACGGTGCCGCGGGTGGAGCCGATGTATCGGCGGCGAGCGCCTGCGCGGCGGCGGCGGGCGGGGTGGACGGCGGCACTGGCGACGGCACGGGCTTCTTGGGCATGCGAGACCTCGGCGGTGGACACGGCGCGGGGCGTGACACGGCGCAGCAAACACCCGTGGCACGGTGCGGCGGCATGATAAAATTGCCTCCGATTATAGCGGCAGGTCCTGCCGCTCGGACTGTACCGTCCCGAAACGCCCGCGAGATCGCCCCGGTCCGTGCGAGGCGGCGGGGCGGCTGGACAATCGGCGCCCGCGACCCGGTGGTGGCGGGCGCTCCCGTTTCAACGGTTGGCCGCGCCGGACTGCGCGGGCCGGCAGAGCATACTTCGCCGCCACGCGCGGCACGACGGAGAAATTCATGGCGGGTCATAGCAAGTGGGCCAACATCAAGCACAAGAAGGCTGCGGCAGATGCCAAGCGCGGTAAAGTCTGGACACGTCTGATCAAGGAAATCACGGTCGCGGCCCGTCTGGGCGGCGGCGACGCCGACAGCAACCCGCGCCTGCGTCTGGCCGTGGAAAAGGCGGCTGACGCCAACATGCCCAAGGACAACGTCAAGCGCGCGATCGATCGCGGCGTAGGCGGTCTGGACGGCGCCAACTACGAAGAAATCCGCTACGAAGGCTATGGCATCAACGGCGCGGCCGTGATCGTCGACACCATGACGGATAACCGTGTGCGTACGGTGGCCGAAGTGCGTCACGCCTTCTCCAAGTTCGGCGGCAACATGGGCACCGACGGCTCGGTGGCGTTCCTCTTCACGCATTGCGGCCAGTTCCTGTACTCGCCGGAAACCCCGGAAGACAAGCTCATGGAAGTGGCGCTCGACGCCGGTGCCGACGACGTCATCACCAACGACGACGGCAGCTTCGAAGTCATCTGCCCGCCCAACGACTTCCAGGCCGTGAAGGAAAAGCTCGAAGCGGCCGGGCTGAAGGCCGAAGTCGCGGAGGTGACGATGAAACCGCAAACCGAAGTGATCTTCACTGGCGATGACGCCGTGAAGATGCAAAAGCTGCTCGACGCGCTCGAAAACCTCGACGACGTGCAGGACGTATTCACCAACGCCGTCATCGAGGAATAAGATGAAAATTCTGGTTGTCGGCTCGGGCGGCCGCGAACACGCGCTCGCCTGGAAGCTCGCCCAATCGCCGCGTATCCAACTGGTCTACGTAGCACCGGGTAACGGTGGCACCGCACTCGACGAGCGCCTGCGCAACGTCCCGATCAGCGATCCGAACGTGCTCGCCGAATTCGCCGCACGCGAAGGCATCGCGCTCACGGTGGTCGGTCCGGAAACGCCGCTCGCCGCCGGTATCGTCAACATCTTCCGCGCCCGCGGCCTGAAGATCTTCGGGCCGACGAAGGAAGCCGCACAGCTCGAATCGTCCAAGGACTTCGCCAAGGCGTTCATGAAGCGCCACGGCATTCCGACCGCCGATTACGAGACGTTCGCCGACGCCGCCGCCGCGCACGCCTACATCAACGCCAAGGGCGCGCCGATCGTCGTGAAGGCCGACGGCCTGGCCGCCGGCAAGGGCGTGGTCGTGGCGATGTCGATCGAGCAGGCGCACAACGCCGTGGACATGATGCTTGCGGACAACAAGCTCGGCGACGCCGGCGCGCGCGTGGTGATCGAGGAATTCCTGCAAGGCGAGGAAGCCAGTTTCATCGTGATGGTCGACGGCAAGAACGTGCTGCCGCTCGCCACGTCGCAAGATCACAAGCGCCTGCTCGATAACGATCAGGGCCCGAACACGGGCGGCATGGGCGCTTACTCGCCTGCGCCGATCGTCACGCCGCAAATCCACGCCCGCGTGATGCGCGAGATCATCATGCCGACCGTGCGCGGCATGGAGACCGACGGCATTCGCTTCACCGGCTTCCTATACGCCGGTCTGATGATCGACGCCGAAGGCAACGTCAAGACGCTCGAATTCAACTGCCGCATGGGCGACCCGGAAACGCAGCCGATCATGGCGCGTCTGAAGGGCGACTTCTCGGTGGTGGTCGAGCACGCCATCGCCGGCACGCTCGACAAGATCGAACTCGATTGGGACCGCCGTTATGCGTTGGGAGTGGTGCTCGCCGCTCACGGCTATCCGGACACGCCGCGCAAAGGCGACCGCATCTCGGAAATTCCGGCGCAGACCGACGATTGCGTGACCTTCCACGCCGGCACCCAGCTCGACGGCGACGTGCTCAAGGTCACCGGCGGACGCGTGCTGTGCGTGGTGGGCCTGTCCGATACGGTGCGCGGCGCGCAAAGCGTGGCGTATCAGACCGTCAATCAGATCAACTTCGACGGCATGCAGTATCGTCACGACATCGGCAACCGCGCGCTGGCGCGCAAGCCGGAATAAGTCGACAGGCGCCAACGCGTCAACGCGTCAACGCGTCTACGCGATTCGGGAACGACGGCCACGGCCCGGAAGACCCCACGTCTTCCGGGCCGTGGCCGTTTGGGCGGTTCGGGTGACGACAAATGCTTTGGGGGCCGTCACATCGTCGGCGCGCCGCGATTGACAAGCGCGGGCCAAATTGGCACGCTGGCGTCGCGTGGCACTGGAAGTTCACTCACCATTGCGCGCATCCGGCCAGCTCCGGCGGAATTCATGCGGTTTTCCCGACAGACCCCTCGCTCGACGGAGACTTACATGTTCGACCTCGATAAGCTGGTCAACGATTACCTGGTGCCGTTCGGCCTGAAGATCGTGATGGCCGTCGTCATCTGGATCGTCGGCGGCATCGTCATCAATCTGGCGGCGCGGCTGGTACGCGGCGCGATGACCCGCCGCCACATCGATCCCACCCTCGTTCGCTACACCGAGTCGTCGCTGCGCATCGCGTTGCGCATTGCGCTCATTCTGTCCATTCTCAGCGTTTGCGGTATCGAGACAACATCGTTCGCCGCCCTGCTCGCGGCTGCCGGCATCGCCATTGGCGCC
This is a stretch of genomic DNA from Pandoraea faecigallinarum. It encodes these proteins:
- the upp gene encoding uracil phosphoribosyltransferase encodes the protein MKQDTRFPNLFICDHPLIQHKLSHMRDKETSTRTFRGLLREITLLMGYEITRDLPLTTERIDTPMVAMDAPVIAGKKLAIVPVLRAGVGMSDGLLDLVPSARVGHIGVYRDEQHRPVEYLVRLPDVNDRRFILCDPMVATGYSAVHAVDVLVKRGVAQENIAFLALVAAPEGVKVLHDAHPGVKLYVASLDERLDDHAYIIPGLGDAGDRLFGTKN
- a CDS encoding DMT family transporter; protein product: MSLKSSLEPVRTGVAHDPLWLRAAPLIFLFLWSVGFTVAKIGLDYADPLTFLALRYGLVLVLLAPLAALMRPPLPKTAAAWGHLVVIGLLIQALYFSMTYLALRLGVSAGSVALITSLQPILVALAVPRLVGERVSGLNWIGLGLGLAGAALVIVARSAVEATSALGLLLTFVALGAITCGTLYEKRFGLGQHPVTSNLVQYAVGFAATLPLAWWLEPMRVDWTWQLGLTLVYLVIGNSIVAISLLLAMIRRGEASRVSALFFLVPPAAALAAWLMVGEHMPPLAWGGMVLAAIGVAMATRRKRV
- a CDS encoding YebC/PmpR family DNA-binding transcriptional regulator, which produces MAGHSKWANIKHKKAAADAKRGKVWTRLIKEITVAARLGGGDADSNPRLRLAVEKAADANMPKDNVKRAIDRGVGGLDGANYEEIRYEGYGINGAAVIVDTMTDNRVRTVAEVRHAFSKFGGNMGTDGSVAFLFTHCGQFLYSPETPEDKLMEVALDAGADDVITNDDGSFEVICPPNDFQAVKEKLEAAGLKAEVAEVTMKPQTEVIFTGDDAVKMQKLLDALENLDDVQDVFTNAVIEE
- the purD gene encoding phosphoribosylamine--glycine ligase, coding for MKILVVGSGGREHALAWKLAQSPRIQLVYVAPGNGGTALDERLRNVPISDPNVLAEFAAREGIALTVVGPETPLAAGIVNIFRARGLKIFGPTKEAAQLESSKDFAKAFMKRHGIPTADYETFADAAAAHAYINAKGAPIVVKADGLAAGKGVVVAMSIEQAHNAVDMMLADNKLGDAGARVVIEEFLQGEEASFIVMVDGKNVLPLATSQDHKRLLDNDQGPNTGGMGAYSPAPIVTPQIHARVMREIIMPTVRGMETDGIRFTGFLYAGLMIDAEGNVKTLEFNCRMGDPETQPIMARLKGDFSVVVEHAIAGTLDKIELDWDRRYALGVVLAAHGYPDTPRKGDRISEIPAQTDDCVTFHAGTQLDGDVLKVTGGRVLCVVGLSDTVRGAQSVAYQTVNQINFDGMQYRHDIGNRALARKPE
- a CDS encoding helicase HerA-like domain-containing protein, with the protein product MGNRHGLITGATGTGKTVTLQVIAQAFSDIGVPVFLADVKGDLTGITQPGVETPKLRERIANLGFDTPDWHGSPATLWDVFGEQGHPVRATVSDLGPLLLARLLGLNETQTGVLNLVFKIADDNGLLLLDSKDLRAMLQHVGENASSFTTQYGNISAASIGAIQRGLLTLEQQGADKFFGEPMLNIEDFMQTDAQGRGVVNILAADKLLAAPRIYATFLLWLLAELFERLPEVGDPDKPKLVFFFDEAHLLFNEAPKPLLERIEQMVRLIRSKGVGVYFVTQNPVDVPDTVLGQLGNRVQHALRAYSPRDQKAVKVAAQTMRANPSLDIETVIGELGVGEALVSLLDEKGRPAVTERAYVAPPASRIGPITPQERAALLAASLVAGVYEKVVDRESAYEKLVGRTQARQPDGTPAPDGTPPSAPSTPSAPSGGGLLDALGGLLGGRGGSRSKDTPVEAMVKSTMRTVGSQLGREIVRGVLGSILGGSKRR